A stretch of the Amycolatopsis sp. BJA-103 genome encodes the following:
- a CDS encoding phospholipid carrier-dependent glycosyltransferase — MRRNRRWLLGLAVFALLAQMAIAMITTAVEQSPTIDEPVYVGTAVVYLDQHSLRYNPEHPPLGKLIIAAGVAFTDPKIDPAFESHEWELGKHVVYEAGNDPEQLMLAARLPVIVLTLLFGLVVFAFASDLAGRAGGLVALTLFTFSPDVIAHGSLATLDVPVAGFLLTSAWLVWRARSRPALYLPLAGLALGAATATKVLSLVAVPVLVPLAVLSVWHARRARGLDLKSPALLIGRGLLASAGMALIAIAVVWASYLVVDPGLHWETPEGMQPLHGMRTLVEWLPFPQPLKDGMRFQFELEDHVWHNFLFGRHYTGSLWYYGPAALLVKTPLGALAIWLAGAAVMLSVRRLRPAAPYVLIPTAVLMATAMVIVRDNGVRYLAFAPMFLAVAAAAVVVLRRRWVKVAATVLVVLAAVSSLLTFPYYLPYSNMAFGGPANTHRYLLDSNVDWGQDLGRLADRLKESYPGERTWLVYQGSALPSYYGIDAADPFRVPVDEVHGLLAVSDSAILGDYDDSSGGGGGGGVGGLGGGEVSGVSGATGRLAALLDSSTPIDTVGHSITIYRRP; from the coding sequence GTGAGACGAAACCGGCGATGGCTGCTCGGGCTCGCCGTGTTCGCGCTGCTCGCCCAGATGGCGATAGCGATGATCACGACGGCCGTGGAGCAGTCCCCGACCATCGACGAACCGGTCTACGTCGGCACCGCGGTGGTCTACCTCGACCAGCACAGCCTGCGGTACAACCCCGAACACCCTCCGCTGGGCAAGCTGATCATCGCCGCCGGAGTGGCTTTCACCGACCCGAAGATCGACCCGGCCTTCGAAAGCCACGAGTGGGAACTCGGCAAGCACGTCGTTTACGAGGCGGGCAACGATCCGGAACAGTTGATGCTGGCCGCCCGGCTGCCGGTGATCGTGCTGACGCTGTTGTTCGGGCTGGTCGTGTTCGCGTTCGCTTCCGACTTGGCCGGCCGCGCCGGCGGGCTGGTGGCGCTCACCCTGTTCACCTTCTCGCCCGACGTCATCGCGCACGGATCACTGGCCACGCTCGACGTCCCGGTGGCCGGTTTCCTGCTGACGTCGGCCTGGCTGGTGTGGCGTGCGAGAAGCCGCCCCGCCCTCTACCTCCCGCTCGCCGGGCTCGCCCTCGGCGCGGCCACGGCCACGAAGGTCCTTTCCCTGGTGGCGGTTCCGGTCCTGGTCCCGCTGGCCGTGCTGTCCGTCTGGCACGCCCGCCGCGCCCGGGGCCTCGACCTGAAGAGCCCGGCCCTGCTGATCGGCCGCGGCCTGCTGGCGTCCGCCGGGATGGCGCTGATCGCGATCGCCGTCGTGTGGGCCTCGTACCTTGTCGTGGATCCGGGCCTGCACTGGGAGACGCCGGAGGGAATGCAACCCCTGCACGGGATGCGGACCCTCGTCGAGTGGTTGCCGTTCCCCCAGCCGTTGAAGGACGGCATGCGGTTCCAGTTCGAACTGGAAGACCACGTGTGGCACAACTTCCTGTTCGGCAGGCATTACACGGGTTCGCTCTGGTACTACGGGCCCGCCGCGCTGCTGGTGAAGACGCCGCTGGGCGCGCTGGCGATTTGGCTGGCGGGCGCCGCCGTGATGCTGTCGGTTCGCCGGTTGCGCCCGGCGGCACCGTATGTGCTCATCCCGACGGCCGTGCTGATGGCCACGGCCATGGTCATCGTCCGCGACAACGGCGTCCGGTACCTGGCCTTCGCGCCGATGTTCCTGGCCGTCGCGGCGGCCGCGGTGGTCGTCCTCCGACGACGGTGGGTGAAGGTGGCCGCGACGGTGCTGGTGGTCCTCGCCGCGGTCAGCTCGCTGCTGACGTTCCCTTACTACCTCCCGTATTCCAATATGGCGTTCGGCGGCCCGGCGAACACGCACCGGTACCTGCTCGACTCGAACGTCGACTGGGGCCAGGACCTCGGCCGCCTGGCGGATCGCCTGAAGGAGAGCTACCCGGGCGAGCGGACCTGGCTCGTCTACCAGGGCAGCGCACTCCCGTCCTACTACGGCATCGACGCCGCCGACCCGTTCAGGGTGCCCGTGGACGAGGTGCACGGGCTGCTCGCGGTGTCGGACTCCGCGATTCTCGGGGACTATGACGACAGTTCGGGCGGAGGCGGAGGCGGCGGCGTCGGCGGTCTCGGGGGCGGTGAGGTCTCCGGGGTTTCCGGTGCCACCGGCCGGCTGGCCGCGCTGCTCGACAGCAGCACGCCGATCGACACGGTGGGCCACTCCATCACGATCTACCGGCGGCCGTAG